The Flavobacteriales bacterium nucleotide sequence AGCGAATGAAAGCGGAATTAAATTGCGATTAAAGCTGTTTGAGTGGAATACTCACAGTAAAAACAGAGCCTTTTTCAAGTTCACTCAATACGCTGATTGAACCTTTATGAAGATCTGTAATGCGCTTAACCAGCGACAGTCCGATGCCATGACCATCTCGATTCCGAATAGCGTTCGATCGAAAGAATGGTTCAAAAATGTGTTTCAGATCAGATTCAGAAATTCCAATTCCATTGTCTGCAAAGGAAAGCTCGATGAATTCGCCACGGATACCCAACGAAACTTTAACGATATGATCATCCGAATACTTGCAACCGTTTTCCATCATGTTCAACACAAGTGTTTTAAGAAGAATATCACTTCCCGAAACTTGAAGCTCTTCGAGGTCGGTAATTGTTTCATCCAATTCCACTTCAACGGAATAAACCGGTTTCATCTTAATAAGGTCTGCACGCGCTTCCCACAGAATGTCATCTACACGTACCGATTTGAAATTGGCTTCAGGCGCATCCGTTCCTGTCTGTGCCAACAGCAACAATCGGTTGGCTAGTTTATTGAGTTTATGAATGTCTTGTAGCACCGATTCAACAGCCACTTTATATTCATCCTCTGTGCGGTCTTTTAAGAGAATAACTTCAAGCTGCCCCGAAATAGCCGTGAGTGGAGTGCGCATTTCGTGACTCGCATTTGCAATGAAATTGCGCTGCGAAATGAAGGCAGATTCTAATCTGGCAAGCATGGCATTGAACGAAATGGCGAGTTGTGCAATCTCGTCCGAGCCATTTCCTTCATTGGCCCGTTTATCCAAATTACTGATGGAAATGCCTGCAATTTCGGCCACCAACTGTTTGATCGGATTCAGCGCCCGCTCGGCATAAATTCTTCCAAGAAGAAAAAAGGCGATCATTCCCGAGCCCAGCACGATAGCCAAAACCTGTCCGAGGTTTTGAATTTTCCTCCTTCCATAAATATCGATGGCCGAAACGATGACCACAAATCGATCGTAGCGATCGGTAAATAAGAACGCCTCGGTTTCGCGCTTGTCTTTGTTTAGCTGAATGCCGTTTCCTAACCGAACCTGATTCAGGAAATCCTTTGAAGGCAATTCGATATCCAAACCTTCAGAACTATAGATGAGGCTATCTTTAAAGTTAAAAATCAGAATTTCCTCCTCGGGTAAGCGAACCGGATTATTGCGTTCAATGATATTCAGAAGATTCTCATCCACTTCTTCTACCTGAATAAGCAGCTTGGCCATGTTCACGCCTCGACTGATCAGCCGTTGCGAAAATTCATCCTTCCTATAATCAGCAGAAAGGAAATAAATAGCGATGGAAGCGATGCCAAGTACCAGCGATGCTAGTAGTCCGAATTGAAGCGTAAGCCGATTGCGAAGGCTCATTTGCTATGCTTGCAACACGTATCCGTGACCAATACGTGTTTGAATGAGTTTGGTGTCAAAATCCTTATCCACTTTCTTGCGAAGCAAGTTCATATACACATCCACCACGTTCGTTCCTGTATCGAAATGAATGTCCCAAACATTGTCTGAAATCTGCACGCGCGAAACGACCCGTTCCCGATTCCGCATAAGGTATTCGAGCAACGAGAATTCCTTGGCTGTCAGCGAAATTGATTTCCCACTTCGCACAGCCTGTTTCTTCTCAAGATCCAATTCAAGATCGTGGTAAACTAGTTTGTGATTCACCTCTGTAGCGCCAGAATTCCTTCTACTCAATGAACGAATTCGAGCAAGCAGTTCTTTAAACTCAAATGGCTTGACGAGATAGTCGTCTGCGCCAGCATCCAAGCCATTTACT carries:
- a CDS encoding HAMP domain-containing protein yields the protein MSLRNRLTLQFGLLASLVLGIASIAIYFLSADYRKDEFSQRLISRGVNMAKLLIQVEEVDENLLNIIERNNPVRLPEEEILIFNFKDSLIYSSEGLDIELPSKDFLNQVRLGNGIQLNKDKRETEAFLFTDRYDRFVVIVSAIDIYGRRKIQNLGQVLAIVLGSGMIAFFLLGRIYAERALNPIKQLVAEIAGISISNLDKRANEGNGSDEIAQLAISFNAMLARLESAFISQRNFIANASHEMRTPLTAISGQLEVILLKDRTEDEYKVAVESVLQDIHKLNKLANRLLLLAQTGTDAPEANFKSVRVDDILWEARADLIKMKPVYSVEVELDETITDLEELQVSGSDILLKTLVLNMMENGCKYSDDHIVKVSLGIRGEFIELSFADNGIGISESDLKHIFEPFFRSNAIRNRDGHGIGLSLVKRITDLHKGSISVLSELEKGSVFTVSIPLKQL
- a CDS encoding response regulator transcription factor, with product MRILVVEDEPKVAAFIVQGLEESGHEVKLAYDGQLGLRFATKELFDLMIFDVIIPGMNGMELCKEVRKQGITVPILMLTALGTTEDKVNGLDAGADDYLVKPFEFKELLARIRSLSRRNSGATEVNHKLVYHDLELDLEKKQAVRSGKSISLTAKEFSLLEYLMRNRERVVSRVQISDNVWDIHFDTGTNVVDVYMNLLRKKVDKDFDTKLIQTRIGHGYVLQA